The following proteins are co-located in the Silene latifolia isolate original U9 population chromosome 1, ASM4854445v1, whole genome shotgun sequence genome:
- the LOC141614390 gene encoding vacuolar-processing enzyme-like isoform X2, translating to MSANLRFLIIIALAAALLLFVTSLSRVINNNHEPSEILDSGPHSHKPAAAAATTKYLTLRQDEVEIFYLKEKIKMAEKGSDKRADAEKELEDVISHRKHIDDSMRAIVKVLVVNGQINATMSSRLFTINTKAFTWDWKCFKSIVANFQEHCGTLRLYGGKYNQLYANLCDAGVTPHQWAVASLQTCPPHTVNPKWMAEDKMGFYERKGSGY from the exons atgtctgcAAATTTGCGATTCCTAATTATTATAGCATTAGCTGCAGCGCTGTTGTTGTTCGTCACTAGTTT GTCTAGggttatcaataataatcatgaGCCTTCAGAAATTTTGGATTCGGGTCCACATAGCCATAAG ccagcagcagcagcagcaacaacaaagtACCTAACGCTCCGTCAAGACGAGGTGGAAATTTTCTATTTGAAAGAAAAG attaaaatggctgagaaAGGGTCTGATAAGAGGGCCGATGCAGAAAAAGAGTTAGAAGATGTGATATCACACCGGAAACATATTGATGATAGTATGCGAGCCATTGTAAAGGTGCTCGTCGTCAATGGCCAAATCAATGCTACTATGTCTTCACGACTTTTTACCATCAATACCAAAGCATTTACCTGGGATTGGAAGTGTTTCAAGTCAATAGTTGCCAACTTTCAAGAACATTGCGGCACTCTTAGACTCTACGGGGGAAAATATAATCAGCTATACGCAAACTTGTGTGACGCCGGTGTAACCCCTCACCAATGGGCTGTTGCTTCTCTTCAGACTTGCCCACCTCATACTGTCAACCCTAAATGGATGGCGGAGGATAAAATGGGATTCTATGAGAGGAAAGGGTCTGGTTATTGA
- the LOC141614390 gene encoding vacuolar-processing enzyme-like isoform X1, protein MSANLRFLIIIALAAALLLFVTSLSRVINNNHEPSEILDSGPHSHKRQPAAAAATTKYLTLRQDEVEIFYLKEKIKMAEKGSDKRADAEKELEDVISHRKHIDDSMRAIVKVLVVNGQINATMSSRLFTINTKAFTWDWKCFKSIVANFQEHCGTLRLYGGKYNQLYANLCDAGVTPHQWAVASLQTCPPHTVNPKWMAEDKMGFYERKGSGY, encoded by the exons atgtctgcAAATTTGCGATTCCTAATTATTATAGCATTAGCTGCAGCGCTGTTGTTGTTCGTCACTAGTTT GTCTAGggttatcaataataatcatgaGCCTTCAGAAATTTTGGATTCGGGTCCACATAGCCATAAG AGGCagccagcagcagcagcagcaacaacaaagtACCTAACGCTCCGTCAAGACGAGGTGGAAATTTTCTATTTGAAAGAAAAG attaaaatggctgagaaAGGGTCTGATAAGAGGGCCGATGCAGAAAAAGAGTTAGAAGATGTGATATCACACCGGAAACATATTGATGATAGTATGCGAGCCATTGTAAAGGTGCTCGTCGTCAATGGCCAAATCAATGCTACTATGTCTTCACGACTTTTTACCATCAATACCAAAGCATTTACCTGGGATTGGAAGTGTTTCAAGTCAATAGTTGCCAACTTTCAAGAACATTGCGGCACTCTTAGACTCTACGGGGGAAAATATAATCAGCTATACGCAAACTTGTGTGACGCCGGTGTAACCCCTCACCAATGGGCTGTTGCTTCTCTTCAGACTTGCCCACCTCATACTGTCAACCCTAAATGGATGGCGGAGGATAAAATGGGATTCTATGAGAGGAAAGGGTCTGGTTATTGA